From a single Phalacrocorax carbo chromosome 10, bPhaCar2.1, whole genome shotgun sequence genomic region:
- the LOC135315254 gene encoding nucleoside diphosphate kinase, mitochondrial isoform X1: MGSLGRCLARGLLRGQPGLSRPPRPRCYGSAPPELQEKTLVLVKPDAVQRRLVGDVIQRFERRGFKLVAMKLLQADRGLLDKHYQQLQQKPFYPALLAYMTSGPLVAMVWEGYNVVRSTRAMVGDTDSATAAAGTIRGDFSMHVSRNVVHASDSVETAQQEIGFWFQRDELVAWESRDRDYTYGP, encoded by the exons ATGGGCtccctggggcgctgcctggccCGGGGCCTGCTGCGGGGACAGCCGGGCTTGAGCCGCCCCCCCAGGCCCCGCTGCTACGGCTCCG CCCCCCCGGAGCTGCAGGAGAAGACGCTGGTGCTGGTGAAGCCAGACGCGGTGCAGCGGCGGCTGGTGGGGGACGTCATCCAGCGCTTTGAGCGACGTGGCTTCAAGCTGGTGGCCATGAAACTGCTCCAG GCGGACCGGGGTCTCCTGGACAAGCATtaccagcagctgcagcagaagcccTTCTACCCCGCACTCCTCGCCTACATGACCTCAGGGCCGCTGGTGGCCATG gtgTGGGAGGGCTACAATGTGGTCAGGTCCACGCGGGCCATGGTGGGGGACACTGACTCAGCAACAGCAGCGGCGGGCACCATCCGGGGAGACTTCAGCATGCATGTCAGCAG GAACGTGGTCCACGCTAGTGACTCAGTGGAGACAGCTCAGCAGGAGATTGGCTTCTGGTTCCAGCGGGACGAGCTGGTGGCCTGGGAGAGCAGAGACCGGGACTACACCTACGGGCCATAG
- the LOC135315254 gene encoding nucleoside diphosphate kinase, mitochondrial isoform X2 has product MGSLGRCLARGLLRGQPGLSRPPRPRCYGSAPPELQEKTLVLVKPDAVQRRLVGDVIQRFERRGFKLVAMKLLQADRGLLDKHYQQLQQKPFYPALLAYMTSGPLVAMVWEGYNVVRSTRAMVGDTDSATAAAGTIRGDFSMHVSSTVPIPTQERGPR; this is encoded by the exons ATGGGCtccctggggcgctgcctggccCGGGGCCTGCTGCGGGGACAGCCGGGCTTGAGCCGCCCCCCCAGGCCCCGCTGCTACGGCTCCG CCCCCCCGGAGCTGCAGGAGAAGACGCTGGTGCTGGTGAAGCCAGACGCGGTGCAGCGGCGGCTGGTGGGGGACGTCATCCAGCGCTTTGAGCGACGTGGCTTCAAGCTGGTGGCCATGAAACTGCTCCAG GCGGACCGGGGTCTCCTGGACAAGCATtaccagcagctgcagcagaagcccTTCTACCCCGCACTCCTCGCCTACATGACCTCAGGGCCGCTGGTGGCCATG gtgTGGGAGGGCTACAATGTGGTCAGGTCCACGCGGGCCATGGTGGGGGACACTGACTCAGCAACAGCAGCGGCGGGCACCATCCGGGGAGACTTCAGCATGCATGTCAGCAG CaccgtccccatccccacacaGGAACGTGGTCCACGCTAG